In Erigeron canadensis isolate Cc75 chromosome 1, C_canadensis_v1, whole genome shotgun sequence, a single window of DNA contains:
- the LOC122590839 gene encoding F-box/kelch-repeat protein At3g06240-like, which translates to MFNNILTRLPSKQVARLRRVCKLWNAVLSERSFIKSHLHHSIQADKQRGEVLLTFHNGFSFDHGCRLPFTANLCRCPYYEYVGLMIKLPVNASSYVHGGSYVIGSVNGLICFANCKNSFVIHLWNPSLSALLAVPPYDFFSPYPNRYQILFRFGFDPKTDDYKVVKFMYGHAIPGVETWLRMEVYSMRKGSWNHTTPPPLPHITTICDSNERYVNDYDGYLHWFGYVVVDHDQGPRRQAIVAFDLCLETFSEISLPDSIDNSSYYNAIGVLDGKLCVMSCSYSDTKYEVWVMNEYGAAESWVQNHVFSRFSTGSSMVRPLGFTLHNKFIFEAPDEPLALYDPLEHQVSYFNISIMPSFRTKVVQYVDSLVWVSPLRSILRD; encoded by the coding sequence ATGTTCAACAACATCTTGACCCGGTTGCCTTCGAAGCAAGTTGCTCGGTTAAGGCGTGTTTGTAAGCTATGGAATGCTGTTTTAAGTGAACGGTCTTTTATCAAATCCCACCTTCATCATTCAATCCAAGCAGATAAACAACGTGGGGAAGTCCTGCTTACTTTTCATAACGGGTTTTCTTTTGACCATGGCTGTAGATTACCATTCACCGCGAATTTGTGTCGATGCCCATATTACGAATACGTGGGTCTCATGATCAAACTCCCTGTTAATGCTTCATCATACGTACATGGTGGAAGTTACGTTATTGGATCTGTTAACGGCTTGATATGCTTTGCTAATTGTAAAAACTCTTTTGTCATTCACCTTTGGAACCCTTCGCTTTCCGCGTTACTTGCTGTCCCACCGTATGATTTTTTCTCCCCGTACCCCAACCGCTACCAGATCCTTTTTCGGTTTGGGTTTGATCCAAAAACCGATGATTACAAAGTTGTCAAGTTTATGTATGGTCATGCAATACCGGGCGTTGAGACGTGGCTACGCATGGAGGTGTATAGCATGCGAAAGGGATCTTGGAATCATACAACTCCACCTCCACTACCACATATTACAACGATTTGCGATAGCAATGAACGCTATGTAAACGACTACGATGGTTACCTTCACTGGTTTGGCTATGTCGTCGTTGATCATGATCAAGGGCCGCGTCGACAAGCGATAGTGGCATTTGATTTGTGTTTGGAAACTTTCAGTGAGATATCTCTTCCCGATTCTATAGACAACTCTTCTTATTATAATGCTATTGGAGTTTTGGATGGAAAACTTTGTGTCATGTCATGTAGTTATAGTGATACAAAATATGAGGTTTGGGTGATGAATGAGTATGGTGCGGCCGAGTCGTGGGTGCAAAACCATGTCTTTTCACGGTTTAGTACTGGATCATCAATGGTCCGGCCTTTGGGGTTTACATTGCACAATAAGTTTATCTTCGAAGCTCCCGATGAACCTTTGGCTTTGTATGATCCGCTCGAACACCAAGTTAGTTACTTTAACATATCTATTATGCCAAGTTTCAGAACCAAAGTCGTTCAGTATGTTGACAGTCTGGTTTGGGTATCACCCCTCCGATCGATCCTAAGAGATTGA